One Aciduliprofundum boonei T469 genomic region harbors:
- a CDS encoding 50S ribosomal protein L39e → MARNKHVARKMRLIRKMNSNRRVPAWVMMRTDRKFTQHPHRRNWRRNKLKV, encoded by the coding sequence ATGGCAAGAAATAAGCATGTTGCAAGAAAAATGCGATTGATAAGGAAAATGAACTCAAATAGGAGAGTTCCTGCTTGGGTGATGATGCGCACAGATAGAAAATTCACCCAGCATCCTCATAGGAGAAATTGGCGCCGCAATAAGTTGAAGGTTTAA
- a CDS encoding MBL fold metallo-hydrolase — protein sequence MEIKWHGHSCFEIGEGTKIVIDPHDGRSLGIKAPVVKADVVLITHHHFDHDAVRVVKGNFKVIDSPGEYEMGDVHIKGIPAYHDEQYGKKRGQITMYKIENEGIKLLHVGDLGHVLTSEQLDEIGKIDILFTPVGGVYTVDAKKAYENVKLLKPKVVIPMHYKVSGMTLGIQPLDPFISYFPEDKVEHVGNSINFTKEDLPRETQVWVFIR from the coding sequence ATGGAGATAAAATGGCATGGGCACTCGTGCTTTGAGATTGGAGAAGGCACAAAAATAGTTATTGACCCCCACGATGGCAGGTCCCTGGGTATAAAAGCTCCAGTTGTAAAGGCAGATGTTGTTTTAATCACTCATCACCATTTTGACCATGATGCAGTGAGAGTTGTAAAGGGAAATTTTAAGGTTATAGATTCGCCAGGCGAGTATGAGATGGGAGATGTGCATATCAAGGGAATACCTGCTTATCACGATGAGCAATATGGAAAGAAAAGAGGGCAAATCACCATGTACAAAATTGAAAATGAAGGTATAAAATTATTGCATGTCGGGGACCTTGGTCATGTACTCACCTCTGAGCAGCTGGATGAGATTGGAAAGATAGATATCCTCTTTACCCCCGTTGGAGGAGTTTATACAGTGGATGCTAAAAAAGCATATGAGAATGTTAAACTCTTAAAACCAAAGGTCGTCATTCCCATGCACTACAAAGTTTCTGGTATGACTCTCGGTATCCAACCTCTGGATCCTTTTATCTCCTATTTTCCAGAGGATAAAGTAGAGCATGTCGGAAATTCGATAAATTTCACAAAAGAAGATTTGCCTAGGGAAACTCAAGTTTGGGTATTTATTCGATGA
- a CDS encoding translation initiation factor IF-6: protein MIKKISINGSPFVGVYASCNNSIAVLPNIEINEDIFKKTLNVETFKTTLGGSPLIGSLMVMNSKGAVVTNFASDEDVSFLFDRINVFFVEDKINAIGNDILANDKAALVHVDFDKETIKYIEDALDVEVVKGEIGGIKTVGSAAVVTNKGMLVHPNVKDEEIEFLKNLFGVPVYISTANYGSLYVGASIVANDYGAIVGDKTSNVEVDRIENALDIIE from the coding sequence ATGATCAAGAAAATATCCATAAACGGCAGTCCATTCGTGGGAGTTTACGCTTCTTGCAATAATAGCATTGCGGTTCTCCCGAATATTGAGATAAACGAGGATATTTTCAAAAAAACTCTTAATGTGGAAACATTTAAAACCACTCTTGGTGGCTCTCCCTTAATTGGAAGTTTGATGGTTATGAATTCAAAGGGAGCGGTAGTAACGAATTTTGCCTCGGATGAAGATGTGAGCTTTCTTTTTGATAGGATAAATGTGTTTTTCGTAGAAGATAAAATAAATGCCATAGGAAATGACATTCTTGCTAATGACAAAGCTGCCTTGGTGCATGTGGATTTTGACAAAGAGACGATAAAGTACATTGAAGACGCGTTAGATGTTGAGGTTGTAAAGGGAGAGATAGGAGGCATAAAAACCGTTGGCTCGGCAGCTGTAGTCACAAACAAAGGTATGCTTGTGCATCCAAATGTGAAAGATGAGGAGATAGAATTTTTGAAAAACCTGTTTGGTGTGCCCGTATATATATCCACAGCAAACTATGGAAGTTTGTATGTTGGGGCTAGCATAGTCGCAAATGATTATGGGGCAATAGTGGGAGATAAGACAAGTAATGTAGAAGTTGATAGAATAGAAAATGCCTTGGATATCATCGAATAA
- a CDS encoding GNAT family N-acetyltransferase: protein MIVINEHLEELEKYCIKDPTLHPFTLWDLRNEREETDFYVDWDNGIRGYMLIYRGAAIPSVILHGSKSSMENLLQYFDEEKAIIHLPWNRRDIWKRDDKIYKIYIMAATPKFYFLDGEVKEVKDSKILSYLFENPEYLVEKAKTYAIIKDGFAISSASALVYLPEVWVLGAVITKKEYRNMGLASRVIGHFMSMAYQSTKNVALWVRSDNHIAIHLYEKYGFKVKREDAWINVSVDILP from the coding sequence ATGATAGTGATTAATGAGCATCTTGAAGAACTTGAAAAATACTGTATTAAAGATCCCACTCTCCACCCGTTCACCCTATGGGATTTGAGAAACGAGAGAGAAGAAACAGATTTCTATGTGGATTGGGATAATGGTATAAGGGGATATATGCTTATTTACCGGGGAGCTGCAATACCCAGCGTTATACTCCATGGCTCAAAGAGCTCAATGGAAAATCTACTCCAATATTTTGATGAGGAAAAAGCGATAATTCATCTTCCTTGGAATAGACGGGATATTTGGAAAAGAGATGATAAAATTTACAAAATTTATATTATGGCAGCAACTCCAAAATTCTATTTCCTTGATGGTGAGGTAAAAGAGGTAAAAGATTCTAAAATCCTTTCGTATTTATTTGAAAATCCAGAATACCTGGTAGAGAAGGCAAAAACATACGCAATAATAAAGGATGGTTTTGCTATAAGCTCAGCCTCTGCGCTAGTTTATCTTCCAGAAGTTTGGGTTTTAGGTGCAGTTATAACAAAAAAAGAATATCGCAATATGGGATTAGCGAGTAGAGTTATCGGACATTTTATGAGCATGGCATATCAGAGCACAAAGAATGTGGCTCTTTGGGTGAGAAGCGATAATCATATTGCCATTCATCTCTACGAAAAGTATGGATTTAAAGTAAAAAGAGAGGATGCTTGGATAAATGTTAGTGTGGATATTCTTCCATAA
- a CDS encoding TRM11 family methyltransferase, with protein sequence MKINDLDLRNWKNYDEIITDSLWLFPSRDNSGMHTPKYHGNFIPQIPRQAMLRFTKRGEWVLDTFAGLGTTLIEAKRLGRNAIGIEIDENTANMARELIEQEENPYNVYTDIIIGDSTKEETYEDLPNFQMVIIHPPYWDIIKFSKNNGDLSNSKTLNEFLERFERVVYLSSQHLDEGRYLVLVIGDKYSKGEWVPLGFYCMNSVMKNGFKLKSIVVKNIEENRGKRGQYALWRYRALKDGYYIFKHEYVMFFVKDS encoded by the coding sequence GTGAAGATCAACGATTTGGATTTGAGGAATTGGAAAAATTACGATGAAATTATAACGGATTCCCTTTGGCTCTTTCCCTCGAGAGATAATTCGGGTATGCATACCCCAAAGTATCATGGTAATTTTATACCGCAAATTCCTCGTCAAGCCATGCTCCGTTTTACAAAGCGCGGGGAATGGGTTTTGGATACCTTTGCGGGCCTTGGGACAACTCTAATTGAAGCAAAGCGGCTTGGAAGAAACGCAATAGGGATTGAAATCGATGAGAATACCGCAAATATGGCAAGAGAACTTATTGAACAGGAGGAGAACCCTTACAATGTTTATACTGATATTATCATCGGAGATTCTACAAAAGAGGAGACATATGAAGATCTCCCAAATTTTCAGATGGTAATTATACATCCACCGTACTGGGATATAATAAAGTTTTCTAAAAATAATGGGGACCTATCAAACTCCAAAACACTTAACGAGTTTTTGGAGAGATTTGAAAGAGTCGTTTATTTATCATCTCAACATTTGGATGAAGGAAGATACCTTGTGCTCGTAATTGGAGATAAGTACAGCAAGGGAGAATGGGTACCTCTTGGATTCTATTGTATGAATTCCGTTATGAAAAATGGTTTTAAACTTAAGAGCATAGTTGTGAAAAATATAGAAGAAAACAGGGGGAAGAGGGGACAGTATGCACTGTGGCGCTATCGTGCCCTTAAGGATGGTTATTATATTTTCAAGCACGAGTATGTTATGTTCTTCGTTAAAGATTCATAA
- a CDS encoding HemK2/MTQ2 family protein methyltransferase, giving the protein MEVYPVSEDTLLMLDNIRCGKKVLEVGTGNGAIAIECAKSGSSVLAVDIDKEAVKRLREEAKIKNLKIETKVSDLFENVDGKYDTIIFNPPYLPGNPKDLKDLQWAGGGKYGDEVILKFLDVAWKYLADDGEIYIILSSFNRLNKIFEMPYKFEKIAQKKFSFHEIYLYRAKKIKER; this is encoded by the coding sequence GTGGAGGTATATCCAGTATCAGAGGACACTTTACTAATGCTAGATAACATAAGATGTGGAAAAAAGGTGCTAGAAGTAGGCACGGGTAACGGAGCAATTGCAATTGAATGTGCAAAATCAGGCAGTTCTGTTCTAGCCGTGGATATAGACAAAGAGGCGGTTAAGAGATTGAGAGAAGAGGCAAAGATTAAAAATTTAAAAATTGAGACAAAAGTTTCAGACCTATTTGAAAATGTAGATGGAAAATATGACACCATCATATTCAATCCCCCTTATTTGCCCGGGAATCCAAAAGATTTGAAAGATTTGCAGTGGGCAGGTGGGGGAAAATACGGAGATGAGGTCATTTTAAAATTCTTGGATGTTGCTTGGAAATATTTAGCCGATGATGGAGAAATATATATAATTCTCTCCTCATTCAATAGATTGAACAAAATCTTTGAAATGCCCTATAAATTCGAAAAAATAGCCCAAAAGAAGTTCTCCTTCCACGAAATTTATCTTTACAGAGCAAAAAAGATTAAAGAACGATGA
- a CDS encoding winged helix-turn-helix transcriptional regulator, with the protein MKLNDVEKRIICALCKNPDMSARELAEFLDLNYWTVYKSINKMRGKGIFKETIIPNFKALGFELLVIGYGSLTKKKMDVLQEVKTLKTNLKFSSGVFYSFAESYRGFVLAVSKNYTEVVKGLIYAERLIRVREFLKGENTEMVILPFEITEIPLFFDYSNLICKEFKLDLEKRGERKERMKKLSMKNAKVMMEIVKNPEAKILHIAKRLNMAPQSVSKIKDRLFAEGYVSKKIIPNLPLLGYDVLVFAHWNSNPEVMEKMQNIKIEALGYDMSNVIFTAYNSLEGVAIAPFKSLKESRDIVSFFENFGEETGVLTKEPNILFLSLQEGVAMRDHEYYPILASIFK; encoded by the coding sequence ATGAAACTCAATGATGTTGAGAAGAGAATCATCTGTGCCCTGTGTAAAAATCCCGATATGTCGGCGAGAGAACTTGCAGAATTTTTAGATTTAAATTATTGGACAGTATACAAAAGCATTAATAAGATGAGGGGAAAAGGAATATTCAAAGAAACAATAATTCCAAATTTTAAAGCCCTTGGATTTGAGCTTTTAGTTATTGGATATGGAAGTTTAACAAAAAAGAAGATGGACGTGCTACAAGAGGTCAAAACTCTAAAAACGAATCTTAAATTCTCTTCTGGTGTATTTTATTCATTTGCGGAATCTTACAGAGGATTCGTGCTCGCCGTGTCCAAGAACTATACAGAGGTTGTAAAGGGATTGATTTATGCAGAGAGATTGATTCGTGTTAGGGAATTTCTTAAAGGGGAGAACACAGAGATGGTAATACTGCCCTTTGAAATAACAGAAATTCCATTATTTTTTGATTATTCAAATCTCATATGCAAAGAATTCAAGTTGGATTTAGAAAAGAGAGGTGAGAGGAAGGAAAGAATGAAAAAACTCAGTATGAAAAATGCTAAAGTCATGATGGAGATTGTTAAGAATCCCGAAGCAAAAATTTTACATATTGCCAAGAGATTAAATATGGCTCCCCAAAGTGTCTCAAAAATCAAAGATAGATTATTTGCAGAAGGTTATGTATCTAAAAAAATAATCCCAAACCTTCCCTTGCTTGGATACGATGTGCTGGTATTCGCTCACTGGAATTCAAATCCAGAAGTTATGGAAAAAATGCAAAATATAAAAATAGAGGCTCTCGGATATGACATGTCAAATGTAATCTTTACGGCTTACAATTCCCTCGAAGGTGTTGCCATAGCACCTTTCAAATCCCTTAAAGAGAGCAGAGATATAGTATCTTTCTTTGAAAATTTCGGTGAAGAGACCGGAGTGCTAACTAAAGAGCCAAATATCCTATTTCTTTCACTTCAAGAGGGAGTTGCAATGCGGGATCACGAGTACTATCCAATTTTAGCCTCAATTTTTAAGTAG
- the arcC gene encoding carbamate kinase, protein MKVVLAVGGNALLRPGDRGTAEEQMLRARQTAENIYPLFQKFKVVVTHGNGPQVGAILLQNETAKNVVPPMPLDICGAMSQGEIGYMLEQSFQNVLEEKGVNKDIATVLTRVIVDENDPAFENPTKPIGPFYTEEEAKRLAKEKGWHVIEDSGRGWRRVVPSPMPLEIVEKDVIAELLEKGFGVIAVGGGGIPVIRKGRKLFGVEGVIDKDLASAVLARDIGADRLIILTSVEKVYLNFGKPEQRGIDEMSVQEAKKYMEEGHFKKGSMYPKILASVLYLDNGGKEVLITSPEKVQDALDGKTGTWIYP, encoded by the coding sequence ATGAAAGTAGTGCTTGCAGTTGGTGGTAATGCTCTTCTAAGGCCAGGAGATAGAGGTACTGCTGAAGAGCAAATGCTTCGTGCCAGGCAAACTGCTGAGAATATTTATCCCCTATTTCAAAAATTCAAGGTTGTTGTTACCCATGGTAATGGTCCTCAGGTTGGTGCTATACTTCTCCAGAATGAGACTGCTAAGAATGTAGTTCCTCCAATGCCCCTTGATATATGTGGTGCTATGAGCCAGGGTGAAATAGGATATATGCTTGAGCAGAGTTTTCAGAATGTTTTAGAGGAGAAAGGTGTAAACAAAGATATTGCAACAGTACTTACCAGAGTCATCGTTGATGAGAATGACCCTGCATTTGAGAACCCCACAAAGCCCATTGGTCCATTCTATACGGAGGAAGAGGCGAAGAGATTAGCAAAAGAGAAAGGTTGGCATGTTATTGAAGACTCTGGCCGAGGATGGAGGCGCGTTGTACCATCTCCCATGCCCCTGGAGATTGTTGAAAAGGATGTAATAGCGGAGCTCTTGGAGAAGGGGTTTGGTGTCATAGCTGTTGGGGGTGGAGGGATACCCGTTATAAGGAAAGGTAGAAAGCTCTTTGGAGTGGAAGGGGTCATAGATAAGGATCTTGCCTCTGCAGTTCTTGCTAGGGACATAGGGGCGGATAGATTAATTATTCTTACAAGCGTTGAAAAAGTGTATTTGAATTTTGGAAAGCCAGAGCAGAGAGGAATAGATGAGATGAGTGTGCAAGAAGCGAAGAAGTATATGGAAGAGGGGCATTTCAAGAAGGGAAGTATGTATCCAAAGATTCTCGCTTCCGTCCTTTATCTCGATAATGGTGGAAAAGAGGTACTTATAACCTCGCCAGAGAAAGTTCAAGATGCCTTAGATGGAAAAACAGGTACTTGGATTTACCCATAA
- a CDS encoding 30S ribosomal protein S19e: protein MVTVYDVPPEKLIASVAEKLKEEKIEPPEWSRWVTTGVHKEKGPEQEDWWYIRLASVLRKIYIMGPIGTSRLAAEYGGKEDRGSKRYKARKGSRAIVRKALQQLESLGYVKKDKKGRVITPKGRSFMDNVAHEIMKELVKESPELEKYTK from the coding sequence ATGGTCACTGTGTATGATGTTCCACCAGAGAAGCTAATTGCGAGCGTGGCTGAAAAATTGAAAGAGGAGAAAATAGAGCCTCCAGAGTGGAGTAGATGGGTTACAACGGGAGTGCACAAGGAGAAGGGCCCAGAGCAGGAGGACTGGTGGTATATACGCCTTGCCTCCGTGCTACGCAAAATATACATTATGGGCCCAATAGGTACATCAAGGCTTGCAGCAGAGTACGGTGGTAAGGAGGACAGGGGCTCAAAGAGATACAAAGCTAGAAAAGGAAGCCGCGCGATAGTGCGCAAAGCACTACAGCAATTAGAATCATTGGGTTATGTGAAGAAGGATAAAAAGGGAAGGGTAATAACCCCGAAGGGCAGGTCCTTCATGGATAATGTTGCTCACGAAATAATGAAAGAATTAGTTAAGGAATCTCCTGAATTGGAGAAATACACGAAGTGA
- a CDS encoding TIGR00153 family protein, whose amino-acid sequence MFKSKKEKEAIENYRKHASVALQCMDLFIKEVQALLDDDWEEMSKLEREIYEKEREGDALRRKNEYLFSEGLLFPADRMTFINLSEQIDKVIDKIQQVSRIIGLRKPSKEAIEFLKNSQIMDYLKVTQKSVKTMCESAISLLDNVHKAVEKAHEVEKYESQADELKLELLRKLYGEENSIDVLSILQLEKMILWIDAISDKAEDASDVIILITAKMHP is encoded by the coding sequence ATGTTCAAATCAAAGAAGGAGAAGGAGGCAATCGAGAATTATAGGAAACACGCTTCTGTTGCCCTCCAATGTATGGATCTTTTCATAAAAGAAGTTCAGGCACTTTTGGATGATGACTGGGAAGAAATGTCAAAATTAGAGAGAGAAATATATGAAAAGGAGAGGGAAGGGGATGCTTTGAGAAGAAAAAATGAATACCTCTTCTCTGAGGGGTTGCTATTCCCTGCGGATAGAATGACTTTCATAAACCTCTCAGAGCAGATAGATAAGGTGATTGATAAAATTCAGCAAGTTAGCAGAATAATCGGTTTAAGAAAACCATCTAAAGAGGCAATTGAATTTCTTAAAAATAGCCAAATTATGGATTATCTAAAAGTAACTCAAAAAAGCGTGAAAACTATGTGTGAATCTGCAATATCTCTTCTTGATAATGTTCACAAAGCCGTAGAAAAGGCGCATGAAGTGGAAAAATACGAGAGTCAAGCGGACGAACTTAAATTAGAACTTTTAAGGAAATTATACGGAGAGGAAAACAGTATAGATGTGCTCTCCATCCTTCAGCTTGAAAAGATGATTCTGTGGATAGATGCCATAAGCGACAAGGCAGAAGATGCTTCGGATGTTATAATTCTCATAACCGCTAAAATGCACCCATGA
- a CDS encoding inorganic phosphate transporter, translating to MFAWIYIFLAALVSFIIAANNSANSVGALYGSDITSYNKAAIISGTFVMLGVILEGWKMSGAIGGGIIEGELSAFMSIIVLITTLILLFVFTYLSMPLSASQIMVGAVIGVALFYSLVINYPFLSLVVFSWIITFLAGLIFAYIIYHIIVRVAEGMHLFSLSKFYTVSLYFGAAFIAYTLGANTIGLIASLTANYYVYVISGISAFFGTLLFGKRTVRTVGKNITYLDPPRAFAALLGGALIVELFTQLHLPVSMTQAVIGGIVGTGFVKGYREINKNTIKNLALSWILAPMLAFGVAYLLMGAF from the coding sequence ATGTTTGCGTGGATTTACATTTTCTTGGCGGCACTCGTTAGCTTTATAATCGCTGCAAATAACTCTGCCAATAGTGTAGGTGCTCTGTATGGCTCTGATATTACTTCATATAATAAAGCCGCCATAATCTCTGGAACCTTTGTTATGCTTGGTGTTATTTTAGAAGGATGGAAGATGAGTGGAGCCATCGGGGGAGGCATAATTGAAGGAGAGCTAAGCGCTTTTATGTCTATAATTGTTCTCATAACCACATTAATTCTCCTATTTGTTTTCACCTATTTATCAATGCCCCTATCTGCTTCCCAGATTATGGTCGGAGCGGTTATAGGTGTTGCTTTATTTTATAGTCTTGTTATAAATTACCCATTTCTATCTTTAGTGGTTTTTTCTTGGATAATAACCTTTCTTGCAGGACTTATTTTTGCATACATAATTTACCACATAATAGTAAGAGTGGCAGAGGGTATGCATCTATTCTCCCTGAGTAAGTTCTATACCGTCTCTCTTTACTTCGGTGCTGCATTCATCGCATACACCCTTGGAGCAAATACCATTGGACTAATTGCCTCCTTAACTGCAAATTATTATGTATATGTAATCTCAGGAATATCTGCGTTCTTTGGTACACTTCTGTTTGGTAAAAGAACTGTTAGAACAGTGGGGAAAAATATAACATATTTGGATCCACCAAGAGCATTTGCCGCTTTGCTTGGGGGTGCTTTAATAGTAGAACTTTTCACTCAACTGCATCTTCCAGTATCCATGACCCAGGCAGTTATAGGTGGAATTGTGGGTACAGGGTTTGTTAAAGGATATAGGGAAATAAACAAGAATACAATAAAGAATCTTGCTCTCTCTTGGATTCTTGCCCCTATGTTGGCATTTGGGGTAGCCTATCTACTCATGGGTGCATTTTAG
- a CDS encoding 50S ribosomal protein L31e — MAEKEMIFNVPLRKAKMVPRTRRANYAIKLLRAYISRHMKVPIENVWIDNQVNEAIWKRGIQKPPSKITVKAIKFEEEDTVEVLMPE, encoded by the coding sequence ATGGCAGAGAAAGAGATGATATTTAATGTTCCATTAAGAAAGGCGAAGATGGTTCCTAGAACTAGGAGGGCAAATTACGCAATAAAACTTCTTAGAGCCTATATTTCAAGGCATATGAAGGTGCCTATAGAGAATGTTTGGATTGATAATCAGGTAAATGAGGCTATATGGAAGAGGGGGATACAAAAGCCTCCAAGCAAGATAACGGTAAAGGCAATAAAGTTTGAAGAAGAGGATACTGTGGAAGTACTGATGCCTGAATGA
- a CDS encoding M20 family metallopeptidase — MELAEFKKYEDEVIRLRRDFHMHPELGFEENRTSGIVRDYLNDLGIETRVMAKTGVVGEINNGGNKRIAIRADMDALPINEENDVPYRSIYPGKMHACGHDAHTAMLLVTAKILSRMEFEGNIRFIFQPAEEGLNGARKMVEEGAIDGVDSIFGLHVWANLPSGNIAISSGPVLANVDLFRVVIEGKGGHGASPHETMDPIVASSYIISSLQSIVSRNVDPMKSAVITVGKINGGTAFNIIPEEVEFEGTVRTFDEDVHNLIENRIKELIDNEARAFGAKGKIEYRHLNYATVNDERLAIIGRKVAVRIMNVVEQEPDMGGEDFSEYARIIPGLFAFLGTRNEGKGIIYPHHNPRFNVDESALIYGVAFEVNMAIELLKN, encoded by the coding sequence ATGGAACTTGCAGAATTTAAGAAATATGAGGATGAGGTTATAAGGCTAAGAAGAGATTTTCACATGCATCCTGAACTTGGATTCGAAGAGAATAGAACTTCTGGAATTGTCAGGGATTATCTTAATGATTTAGGTATAGAAACAAGGGTTATGGCAAAAACAGGTGTGGTTGGGGAAATAAATAATGGAGGAAACAAGAGAATCGCAATCCGAGCGGACATGGATGCTCTGCCAATAAATGAGGAAAATGATGTTCCTTATCGCTCTATATATCCGGGAAAGATGCATGCATGCGGCCATGATGCCCATACAGCCATGCTCTTAGTTACCGCCAAAATTTTAAGCCGGATGGAATTTGAAGGAAATATACGCTTTATCTTCCAACCAGCGGAAGAGGGTTTGAATGGAGCAAGGAAGATGGTGGAAGAGGGCGCAATAGATGGAGTGGATTCAATTTTCGGGCTTCATGTTTGGGCGAATTTGCCCTCTGGAAACATAGCAATCTCTTCCGGTCCTGTGCTCGCCAATGTTGATTTGTTCCGTGTTGTTATTGAAGGAAAAGGAGGCCATGGAGCATCTCCCCACGAGACGATGGATCCCATTGTGGCAAGCTCTTACATTATATCGTCCTTGCAAAGCATAGTGAGCAGAAATGTGGATCCTATGAAGAGTGCAGTTATTACAGTGGGAAAAATAAATGGTGGCACGGCTTTTAACATAATTCCAGAGGAGGTGGAGTTTGAGGGTACTGTGCGCACATTTGACGAGGATGTTCATAATTTGATTGAAAATAGAATAAAGGAGTTAATTGATAATGAAGCTAGGGCTTTTGGAGCAAAGGGGAAAATTGAGTACAGGCATCTGAATTATGCAACTGTTAATGATGAGCGCTTAGCTATAATTGGAAGAAAAGTGGCGGTCAGGATAATGAATGTTGTAGAGCAAGAGCCCGATATGGGTGGTGAGGATTTCTCTGAATATGCTCGTATTATACCCGGCTTGTTTGCATTCTTAGGTACTAGAAACGAGGGGAAGGGAATAATCTATCCACATCACAATCCAAGATTCAATGTGGATGAGAGTGCCCTTATTTACGGTGTGGCATTTGAGGTAAATATGGCTATCGAACTACTTAAAAATTGA
- a CDS encoding DNA-binding protein, with protein sequence MDDKELEEIKRRKMLELMQQQVLAQENNDEQKRLEEEAARQAILRQILEPEARERLARLKLVRPELANAVENQLILLAQSGRIGRMITDEELKSILSRLTSQRREIRIERR encoded by the coding sequence ATGGACGATAAGGAGCTAGAGGAAATAAAGCGAAGAAAGATGCTGGAACTAATGCAGCAGCAGGTTCTAGCTCAAGAAAATAATGATGAGCAAAAGAGGTTGGAGGAAGAAGCTGCGAGGCAGGCCATACTTAGGCAGATATTGGAACCGGAGGCGAGAGAGCGCCTCGCAAGGTTGAAACTCGTAAGGCCTGAACTTGCAAATGCGGTGGAAAATCAGCTCATACTCCTCGCTCAAAGTGGAAGGATTGGAAGAATGATAACCGATGAGGAGTTAAAAAGTATATTAAGCAGATTGACATCTCAAAGAAGAGAGATAAGGATAGAGAGGAGATAA
- a CDS encoding RAD55 family ATPase — protein sequence MTVSVAPTGIKKLDEALGGGFPRNGISLVVGPSGIGKTILSVQWLAEGVRNGETCVYISTTLPSEAVIAYYGDMKLLKDAVDKIHWYDMYISPKDLIPFTKEKILKIFHKVMPDFFDEQLNLKKPIDRLVLDSLTTIEKIVGDISMFRYLGATWIRFFHDNKISTMLIEEMDEDGKKMGEMRNFSEATILMDFMEHQNMHMRALKIVKRYGFNHPTYWTPFHIREEGIIL from the coding sequence ATGACAGTTTCTGTAGCGCCTACTGGCATAAAAAAATTGGATGAAGCGCTTGGCGGTGGTTTTCCCAGAAATGGAATCTCGCTAGTGGTTGGTCCTTCTGGAATAGGTAAAACGATACTCTCAGTACAATGGCTAGCAGAGGGGGTTAGGAATGGTGAGACATGTGTTTATATCTCAACTACTCTACCCTCCGAGGCTGTTATAGCGTACTATGGAGATATGAAATTGCTGAAGGATGCGGTTGATAAAATACACTGGTATGATATGTACATAAGTCCGAAGGATTTGATACCATTTACAAAGGAGAAAATTTTGAAGATTTTTCATAAGGTTATGCCAGATTTCTTTGATGAACAGTTGAATTTGAAAAAGCCCATTGATAGATTAGTGCTGGATAGCTTAACTACTATTGAGAAAATTGTCGGTGATATTTCAATGTTCAGATATCTCGGAGCCACTTGGATAAGGTTCTTCCATGATAACAAGATTTCAACTATGTTAATTGAAGAAATGGATGAGGATGGAAAAAAGATGGGGGAAATGAGAAATTTTAGCGAGGCCACGATTCTTATGGATTTCATGGAGCATCAGAATATGCATATGAGAGCATTGAAGATAGTGAAGAGGTATGGGTTTAACCATCCAACATATTGGACACCTTTCCACATTAGGGAAGAGGGAATAATCCTATGA
- a CDS encoding MazG nucleotide pyrophosphohydrolase domain-containing protein, with the protein MEIKEAQKIIEEVYGEKDRERGVYADLVWLGEELGELFKAVRENKSIEEEVADVFAWLLSVANVLGIDVEEAFKMKYLTSQGPP; encoded by the coding sequence ATGGAAATAAAAGAGGCACAAAAAATAATAGAGGAGGTTTATGGAGAAAAAGATAGGGAAAGAGGTGTATATGCGGATTTGGTGTGGCTGGGGGAAGAATTGGGTGAGCTTTTCAAAGCCGTGCGAGAGAATAAAAGTATAGAAGAGGAAGTTGCAGATGTATTTGCATGGCTTCTCTCAGTAGCCAATGTTCTGGGCATAGATGTGGAAGAAGCATTCAAAATGAAGTATCTCACATCTCAAGGTCCTCCCTAG